Proteins from one Nicotiana tabacum cultivar K326 chromosome 23, ASM71507v2, whole genome shotgun sequence genomic window:
- the LOC142177270 gene encoding uncharacterized protein LOC142177270: protein MVEGTRLKLMDDKLARHDELLADVLNNQEEFQNTQTGIQVEVWYHSLLLSKGVLTWAEFNKELVSRFGVVLDEDVVEEFNKLSQKGTVDEFLGKFEDRKAQMLVRNPQLNESHFLSSFIGALKEEIKFGIKLFKPETLKNLPANRTTAFRLSPEVYEHKKNNRLCYICGEKYAPDHQCKRRQLNCLKGEVEAEAQLDEFEITEVPIPPDLIIEGGVEQEIQEAIYMNALSGNNQGENTILIGETVKKRHITVIIDSGSTHSFIDEHTVKETGYQASFCPPVRVTVADGNYVMCTTHCKGFIWKMHGRSFQEDLLIIPLGGCDLVLGNNWMKKHNPIKFDHEKKCVTIGRKNNKLVLHGITEEGRLNMMTSRSMCKEHTDEAIQEVLSQYADVFAETKSLPPVRALDHAIHLKPGSYHLNLEDHVKHLMVVFDILREHALFAKKSKCSFGQAQVEYLGHVIKKEGVSTDPNKIQAMVDWTRPSSLRALKGFLGLTGYYRKYVANYGTICRPLTDFLKKDVFKWNPRLNWPFQLSIRTDHHGLKYLLEQKVTSAIQQKGLTKLLGLDYEVQYKKGAENKVADALSRQREGLDNQPSQEFRAAFSHQCFHSHFDA from the exons TTAACAAGGAACTGGTCAGTAGGTTTGGAGTGGTGTTGGATGAGGATGTAGTAGAGGAGTTTAATAAGCTCTCTCAGAAGGGAACTGTGGATGAGTTTCTAGGTAAATTTGAAGACCGCAAAGCTCAAATGCTTGTTAGAAATCCTCAACTGAATGAATCTCACTTCCTATCCAGTTTTATAGGGGCTCTTAAGGAGGAAATCAAGTTTGGTATCAAGTTGTTCAAGCCTGAGACATTGAA AAACCTACCAGCGAACAGGACCACTGCATTTAGGCTAAGCCCTGAGGTATATGAACACAAGAAGAACAATCGCTTGTGTTACATATGTGGGGAAAAATATGCCCCTGATCACCAGTGTAAAAGAAGGCAATTGAATTGTCTCAAAGGAGAAGTGGAAGCTGAAGCTCAACTAGATGAATTTGAGATTACAGAAGTACCAATACCACCTGATTTGATTATTGAAGGAGGGGTAGAACAAGAAATTCAGGAAGCCATTTATATGAATGCACTATCTGGCAATAACCAAGGAGAGAATACTATTTTAATAGGGGAAACTGTGAAAAAAAGGCATATAACGGTGATAATTGACTCGGGGAGCACACATAGTTTCATAGATGAGCATACTGTGAAGGAAACTGGCTATCAAGCTAGTTTTTGTCCACCAGTGAGGGTGACAGTAGCTGATGGCAATTATGTTATGTGCACTACCCACTGCAAGGGATTCATATGGAAAATGCATGGCAGGTCATTCCAAGAAGATCTTCTCATCATTCCATTGGGAGGGTGTGATCTAGTTTTAGGGAACAATTGGATGAAAAAGCATAATCCTATCAAGTTTGATCATGAAAAAAAGTGTGTTACTATTGGTAGGAAGAACAACAAACTGGTGTTGCATGGCATTACAGAGGAAGGTAGATTAAACATGATGACTAGTAGATCAATGTGTAAG GAGCATACTGATGAAGCTATTCAGGAGGTGTTGAGTCAATATGCTGATGTGTTTGCAGAAACAAAATCCTTACCTCCAGTCAGAGCTTTGGACCATGCCATACATCTTAAGCCTGGAAGCTACCA TTTGAACTTGGAGGATCATGTAAAGCATTTGATGGTTGTGTTTGACATATTGAGGGAGCATGCCTTGTTTGCTAAGAAGTCCAAGTGTTCCTTTGGACAAGCACAAGTGGAATACCTAGGCCATGTCATTAAAAAGGAAGGAGTCTCTACTGATCCTAATAAGATTCAGGCAATGGTAGATTGGACAAGACCAAGCTCCCTTAGGGCGCTCAAAGGATTTCTGGGGCTGACTGGCTACTACAGAAAATATGTGGCTAACTATGGAACCATATGTAGACCCCTCACTGATTTTCTCAAGAAGGATGTCTTTAAGTGGAATCCAAGGCTGAATTGGCCTTTTCAGCTCTCAA TTAGGACAGATCATCACGGTTTGAAGTATCTTTTAGAGCAAAAAGTGACTTCAGCTATCCAACAGAAGGGATTAACTAAATTGCTTGGGCTTGATTATGAAGTGCAATACAAAAAAGGAGCTGAGAATAAAGTTGCTGATGCACTTTCGAGACAGCGGGAAGGGCTAGACAATCAACCAAGCCAAGAGTTCAGGGCAGCTTTTAGCCATCAGTGCTTCCATTCCCACTTTGATGCATGA